GTCAGCTACATTGCTATTATGGAGAACTTCAGCATCTATAATGTatagagattttaaaaaaaacacacacagacatggcaTCATTAGAAATTATGAATGATTATGAATGTAAGTGGTAATATGTGGGTACACAGATGTTAATACTAGATTCTGTTTTCACTAAGTGACTGTGAAAGATTTTTATGTTAAGTTAATCGATATATTTGAATCAATTTGTGAAAATTGTGTTGACatagttaaatatttatatgttcatgtttatagttatttttacaaatcattatgtttaaatatttacatagAATGTCACCCTTataacagtaaaataataatctgtTGAACTTGTGTGATTGTTCTAAGCAGAACTGATTGGTCAGTTCAGACTAAACCAACCAACATAAAATTGTCTGGAAGGTTTTAGTTTGAACAGATTATTCTGTTTTAATGAAGTCAAGATAAAGATTTTTACCATAAAATGATGTGAATAATATCGTTAACATGAATATTAACTATGTAAGATCATAACCGTTTTTTGTAAATTAACTTTACAatttatgaatacatttaagatcaAAATTCCTCAAAACAGGATTATATTCAAATTGCATTCTTTGTAGAGCCCGACCAATACATCAGTCTGAAATGACCCTTTCACATACATAATGGTATGTGCCAATGTCaaaatctttatatttttatatatttaaattatacaGAATGCAAAAGGCAGagttaaaatatcaagcctcaataaTAATTCTATAATATGGGTTTGATGACGACATCCTAGCATTCATTGCCTTAGGTATCGGCCCCACTCTGTCCATATCGGTCAGGTTCTAATCCCCAACTCGGTTGTTTCCTCTTTGTCAAATTGTCACATGACACTAACAGATGAACGCTAATGAAACCAGGTCACGTGAACTAACTTAACTCACCATaagctttttgtttctctttttctgccacttcttgtttctgcttctctttcacCTGCTTGTCCAGAGCTTCATGGTCAACctgacaaacacagcagcacaaatatCAACTGAAATGATCATATAAACACACGTCTTCTCATCAGGACTACACATTAGCATACTTAGCTAGTTTAACAGAGAACTGAGGAGTTTTAGCCACTTACTCCGATGGTTCTGAGTTTATCATTAAAAATCCGCTCTTTTCTTTCAGCCTCTCTGTCGCGACGTCTCTGCAGACTTGCCTTCGCAGAGCGTTCTGCGGCTGATTCAACGACATACATTTTGAAACACAAACTTGAGTCACTCAACTTGAAACCCTGATCACAGCGGATCGTGCACCAGGGAACATAAAAAAACGTACAAGTCCAGaagcatcttcatcatcaaaGGTAAAAGGTCATACCACCATCAAAGAGGATCCAATCCCAAAAGGTGTCTGAGAACCATTAAAGCCTCGGAAGGTGCTTTGATGTGCTAGTTACTGCCAGGCAGGCTTGGGCTCCTCTCAAACAATAATGGAGCGGGCATGATCACAGCTCGAAACCCTGCGGGGGATGCCTGTGCCAGGTCATGCAAATGTGGCAAGGGATGCAATGGTGCATCAGGGCCTACCCTCCCTTTACACTCCAACACCTCCTCCTACAGAAGGTTCAGGTtgtggaggtgggggtgggggtgggcgCCTCCTGTCCTGAAGGGGAGTAAACAGCCAGGGGTGGCCCCCAACTGGCACCAGATGATCTCCAATTTACACTGGAAATATTGGGACAATGACAATATGGACGAGAACAGTAGAATGATCTGTATCATTGGTTCAGATATATGATCTCTCTTCACCATTGTATCGTGGATTTCAGTGAGCACAACTGCAGATATCTCTTAGGGTTCACTTACATTTTCTTGTCACTGTAGATCTTAGAGGACGAGCTCCATGTCAGGGTTTGAAGGTTTTAATCATCATGACCAGAATTAAACAAGTTAAACGTTTGAACTTGACTTGGAGATTATTGTGATACATTAACAGAgtagtttgtgtattttttgcaTTATTGTGATAATGTTTTAGATCGAAATCTAAAACAAGGGATCAAGCAAACTAACTCCTTCACGTTATATTGCCAGAGAATTCACAGGAGGTCAAGTTTTCCAAGAGGGAAgaccattaaaaacatttcagcaaCATAAATCTCTATTTAGGCTTTTtgattttgcttttcttctACTACACTGGTGCACTGTCATCTTGTAAAAAATACTCTACACTAAAATattcttttccattttaatgTCATCATATACTCATTCACGTGATATTCaatttttgttctttatttagatttttagcCATCATTGGCAAATAGAAATGtttaagaaatgtattttattattttaaactgaCTGGTTAACATTTTTGCAGCATGGCCAAGATAATTATGAGCAAAGTTTTCAgacatattaaaatgttgagaactaaattttaaataattaaacagcTGTTTATTGACTGGGTCAGTTTATTCTGTTCTTATCATGTAGCACTGTTGTCGGTGCTTCTCCACATCGTCCATCATCGGCTGCAGGTGTTGAAATAAGAGAAGAAGCTGTCGTCGATGCGTCCTCTTTCAATGTCCGGTTTCCTTAGAATTAAAGTTtagagacacagtgagacagtaCGCTCTGTGTGGAGTTAAATGAAGAGGTCAAAGTGTTTTCTAAATGTTACTGactgttgtctgtgtgtttcgGCCAGTTGGACGTTGGCGGTCTCCAGGTGTCGTCTCATCTGCTTGTTAATTTTCGCCTGCTGCCTCTCtatgagcagagcagagcgagCAGAGGCCAAGCGAACACGGTCGTGTAGCTCCTCCTCTCGCTTCTTCTCCAATTCTATCCTCTACAGACGCACAGAGAGTTAACAGGATGTGTGTTTTGAGTGTAATTTGTTGCAGTTTTACCTTTTTCTCCTCTATTTGATTTTTCTGGAACTGGAGGACCTGCTCCAGAGTCTCTGGAGGGGCTCTCAGATCAGTGCCTGGACACAGACCAGGTACTCCCCACCTGCCCAGGGCAGGATCGACATCCACACCTCTGTTGTCCTCATCATTACTTTCCTGCTCCTGACGGTGCTTCTCTTCAATctttcacaaaacacagtgaaaataagAGAGTGATCGACAATATCAGTTGAGTTAAAGTTCACTTCTCAGCTAAAACTAAAAAAGCTTGACACAATTTAAGTGTCACAGCTTCAATGGTCAGAATCCGTTCCAAACAGCTCAAGAGTAATGCTGAGCTGTGGGTCAGTTAAGAAGACATTTATCTTCAACATTCAGCCAGGAAACTTTTAAGATATGAAGAATTCTAGACAGAGTTTGGTTCAATTGTTACAGTgacagctcttctggttcagaaagccggggatcatgggtaatatccactgttcagttgagtttcatttcacagacatgtggctgcagagggtgctgctgctcagtaaaagttacagaGTGTCTCATTAATGTtacatgaagctaaaatatgTTTATCTCAGTGTTTCAGAGATTCCTCCGTTGTTGGTTTAAAGACTTAAAAATGCCTGACCTGAATGACTTACCTTGGCCAGATTGAACTCTTTAGTGGCAACGGCTtctgctcttctcctctccatctccaggCTCTGAAGCTGCAGAGCTCTGTTGTCCATCTCTAATCTCATTTGATCGTCTCGCTGCTCTGGAGGCCAGAGGGGAGAAAGTGAGCTTATATTTCCTGTGTTGAGCCGCGGGTGTGTTTCCTCAATGGGCTCAGACAAACCTACCTTCTAGCGTTTGCTGGTGcctctctgccgcctgctcgcTCTGCTGCTGGATGAGCCACTCTCTTAACTgctccctctgcctctgcaATCGTTTCTCAATCTCTGGGTCTTCACCCACAAAACCAGGGGGCATCATCTGTGCATCTTCTGTGCCTGTTGTTCTGTGGTCTGTGTTGTTCAGGTCAAACATCTGCTGGCTCCgaggctgctggtgctgctgccaGTAGTTGACAAGGTCCATTTGCATTGCAcgcttcttcatctcttctctgtGATGGAGAATGTCAGCTACTTTGCTATTATGGAGAACTTCAGCATCTATAATAGAGATTGAGaattttacaaa
This genomic interval from Paralichthys olivaceus isolate ysfri-2021 chromosome 7, ASM2471397v2, whole genome shotgun sequence contains the following:
- the LOC109623832 gene encoding RIB43A-like with coiled-coils protein 2, giving the protein MFNVELVSDGVKRVNLQRRRDRETERRERIFNDKLRTIGVDTQALDTQVEEKKKQQEKLEEKQKAHDAEVLHNSKVADILHHREEMKKRAMQMDLVNYWQQHQQPRSQQMFDLNNTDHRTTGTEDAQMMPPGFVGEDPEIEKRLQRQREQLREWLIQQQSEQAAERHQQTLEEQRDDQMRLEMDNRALQLQSLEMERRRAEAVATKEFNLAKIEEKHRQEQESNDEDNRGVDVDPALGRWGVPGLCPGTDLRAPPETLEQVLQFQKNQIEEKKRIELEKKREEELHDRVRLASARSALLIERQQAKINKQMRRHLETANVQLAETHRQQKPDIERGRIDDSFFSYFNTCSR